In the genome of Streptomyces racemochromogenes, one region contains:
- a CDS encoding HRDC domain-containing protein, which produces MTDAQETAAHLRTTTGGGPPDAEVPSDGQPTPIPLLEPREGIPPVVADADALARVVAAFAAGTGPVAVDAERASGYRYGQRAYLVQLRREGAGSALVDPVGCPDLSALGEALSGTEWILHAATQDLPCLREIGMVPTSLFDTELAGRLAGFPRVGLGAMVESVLGYALEKGHSAVDWSTRPLPEPWLRYAALDVELLVDLRDALEKELERQGKLEWARQEFDAIASAPPAPPRKDPWRRTSGMHKVRRRRQMAVVRELWESRDRIAQRRDVSPGKVLGDAAIVEAALALPANVHALSSLPGYGQRMGRRQLDQWMAAVDRAKALPESELPQPGASPSGPPPPRSWADKDPAAAARLAAARTAVSTLAERLNLPQENLITPDTVRRLCWEPPKRLDADTVAQALAGHGARPWQIEQVTPVLVTALAATA; this is translated from the coding sequence GTGACCGACGCCCAAGAGACCGCAGCACACCTGCGCACCACCACCGGGGGCGGCCCCCCGGACGCCGAGGTTCCGTCCGATGGGCAGCCGACGCCGATCCCCTTGCTGGAGCCCCGTGAGGGCATTCCGCCGGTCGTCGCCGACGCCGACGCCCTCGCCCGGGTCGTCGCGGCCTTCGCCGCCGGCACCGGGCCCGTGGCCGTCGACGCCGAGCGCGCCTCCGGCTACCGGTACGGCCAGCGCGCCTACCTCGTACAGCTGCGCCGCGAGGGCGCGGGCTCCGCGCTCGTGGACCCGGTGGGCTGTCCGGACCTGTCCGCGCTGGGCGAGGCGCTGTCCGGTACCGAATGGATCCTGCACGCCGCCACCCAGGACCTGCCGTGCCTGCGGGAAATAGGCATGGTGCCCACCTCGCTCTTCGACACCGAGCTGGCCGGCCGCCTGGCGGGCTTCCCCCGGGTCGGACTCGGCGCGATGGTGGAGAGCGTGCTCGGCTACGCCCTGGAGAAGGGGCACTCCGCCGTCGACTGGTCCACCCGGCCGCTCCCCGAGCCCTGGCTGCGCTACGCGGCGCTCGACGTGGAGCTGCTGGTGGACCTGCGGGACGCGCTGGAGAAGGAACTGGAGCGGCAGGGCAAGCTGGAGTGGGCCCGCCAGGAGTTCGACGCCATCGCCTCGGCCCCGCCCGCCCCTCCCCGCAAGGACCCCTGGCGCCGCACGTCCGGCATGCACAAGGTGCGCCGCCGCCGGCAGATGGCGGTCGTCCGGGAGCTGTGGGAGTCCCGCGACCGCATCGCGCAGCGCCGGGACGTCTCCCCCGGCAAGGTGCTGGGCGACGCCGCGATCGTGGAGGCGGCCCTGGCCCTCCCCGCGAACGTGCACGCCCTGTCCTCCCTGCCCGGGTACGGGCAGCGGATGGGCCGGCGCCAGCTGGACCAGTGGATGGCGGCCGTGGACCGGGCGAAGGCCCTGCCCGAGAGCGAGCTGCCGCAGCCCGGGGCCTCCCCCTCCGGCCCGCCCCCGCCGCGTTCCTGGGCGGACAAGGACCCGGCCGCCGCGGCCCGGCTCGCGGCGGCCCGCACCGCCGTCTCGACGCTGGCCGAGCGGCTGAACCTGCCGCAGGAGAACCTGATCACTCCGGACACCGTGCGCCGGCTGTGCTGGGAGCCCCCCAAGCGGCTCGACGCGGACACGGTGGCGCAGGCCCTGGCCGGCCACGGCGCCCGCCCCTGGCAGATCGAGCAGGTGACCCCGGTGCTGGTCACGGCCCTGGCCGCGACCGCCTGA
- a CDS encoding thiolase family protein, with translation MPRTVRDVVFVDGVRTPFGKAGPKGIYHETRADDLVVKAIRELLRRNPDLDPKKIDEVAIAATTQIGDQGLTLGRTAGILAGLPQSVPGYSIDRMCAGALTAVTAVAGGVAFGAYDVALAGGVEHMGRHPMGEGVDPNPRFVSEKLVDESALFMGMTAENLHDRYPTITKLRADEYAVRSQEKAAKAYADGKIQQDLVPISVRNTNAEVGETGWGLVTSDEPMRPGTTLENLANLKTPFRTHGRVTAGNAAGLNDGATAAIIASEDFARENNLPVKMRLVSYSFAGVEPEVMGYGPIPATEKALAQAGLTIDDIGLFEVNEAFAVQVLAFLEHYGIADDDARVNQYGGAIAFGHPLASSGVRLMTQLARQFEEQPHVRYGLTTMCVGFGMGATVIWENPNFNAEGDSK, from the coding sequence GTGCCTCGTACCGTCAGGGACGTCGTCTTCGTCGACGGCGTCCGCACCCCGTTCGGCAAGGCGGGCCCGAAGGGCATCTACCACGAGACCCGCGCCGACGACCTCGTCGTGAAGGCGATCCGGGAGCTGCTGCGCCGCAACCCGGACCTGGACCCCAAGAAGATCGACGAGGTCGCCATCGCCGCGACCACGCAGATCGGCGACCAGGGCCTGACGCTGGGCCGCACGGCCGGCATCCTCGCGGGCCTCCCCCAGTCCGTCCCGGGCTACTCCATCGACCGCATGTGCGCCGGCGCGCTGACCGCCGTGACCGCCGTCGCGGGCGGTGTGGCCTTCGGTGCGTACGACGTCGCCCTCGCCGGCGGTGTCGAGCACATGGGCCGCCACCCCATGGGCGAGGGCGTCGACCCGAACCCGCGCTTCGTCTCCGAGAAGCTGGTCGACGAGTCCGCCCTGTTCATGGGCATGACCGCCGAGAACCTGCACGACCGGTACCCGACGATCACCAAGCTCCGCGCCGACGAGTACGCCGTGCGCTCGCAGGAGAAGGCCGCCAAGGCGTACGCCGACGGCAAGATCCAGCAGGACCTGGTCCCGATCTCGGTGCGCAACACCAACGCGGAGGTCGGTGAGACGGGCTGGGGCCTGGTCACCTCCGACGAGCCGATGCGCCCGGGCACCACGCTGGAGAACCTGGCGAACCTGAAGACCCCCTTCCGTACGCACGGCCGGGTCACCGCGGGCAACGCCGCCGGTCTCAACGACGGTGCCACCGCCGCGATCATCGCGTCCGAGGACTTCGCCCGCGAGAACAACCTCCCGGTCAAGATGCGCCTCGTCTCCTACTCCTTCGCGGGCGTGGAGCCGGAGGTCATGGGTTACGGCCCGATCCCGGCGACCGAGAAGGCCCTGGCCCAGGCCGGCCTGACGATCGACGACATCGGTCTGTTCGAGGTCAACGAGGCCTTCGCCGTGCAGGTGCTGGCCTTCCTGGAGCACTACGGCATCGCCGACGACGACGCCCGTGTGAACCAGTACGGCGGCGCCATCGCCTTCGGTCACCCGCTGGCCTCCTCCGGCGTCCGCCTGATGACGCAGCTGGCCCGCCAGTTCGAGGAGCAGCCGCACGTCCGCTACGGCCTGACCACCATGTGCGTCGGCTTCGGCATGGGCGCCACGGTCATCTGGGAGAACCCGAACTTCAACGCCGAGGGAGACTCCAAGTGA
- a CDS encoding 3-hydroxyacyl-CoA dehydrogenase NAD-binding domain-containing protein, translated as MSTTAELLKGAAELFPDEVVTSAHVRHLDLPFGAGRFALITLDNGFDHTKPTTFGPQSLANLNAAIDQVEQEAAAGSIVGAGITGKPFIFAVGADLKGVELLKKHDEALAIGKGGHDVFKRLSALAVPTFAYYNGAAMGGGVEVGLHCSYRTVSKAIPAFSLPEVFLGLVPGWGGCAILPNLIGAERAVSVIIENSLNQNRQLKGKQVFELGIADAIFEGADFLEQSLIWTAKVLKGETEVVRAEVDRGEAWDAAVAKGRSIADSKVHGAAPAAYRALEIIAAAKDGDLQAGFDAEDKALADLIMGGELRSGIYAFNLVQKRGKRPAGAPDKSLARPVTKVGVVGAGLMASQLALLFLRRLEVPVVLTDIDQERVDKGVGYVHAEIQKLLGKGRINQDKANRLTALVTGVLDKAEGFADADFIIEAVFEEMSVKQKVFAEVEAVAPAHAILATNTSSLSVSEMASKLRHPERVVGFHFFNPVAILPLLEIVRGEQTDDASLATAFGVAKKLKKTAVLTKDAPAFVVNRILTRFMGEIQNVIDEGTPVATAEKAIEPLGLPMSPLVLLELVGPAIGLHVSETLNRSFPERFTVSPNLKRVVEAGKRGFYVYSAENGFKPELDPEVAALLVQGDSVLTEEQVRDRVLDAVAQEIGLMLEEGVVAEAQDIDLCLITGAGWPFHLGGITPYLDREGVSERVNGKKFLAPGVASVPA; from the coding sequence GTGAGCACCACCGCTGAGCTCCTGAAGGGTGCGGCCGAGCTGTTCCCGGACGAGGTCGTCACGTCCGCGCACGTCCGCCACCTGGACCTGCCGTTCGGCGCCGGGCGCTTCGCCCTCATCACGCTGGACAACGGCTTCGACCACACCAAGCCGACCACCTTCGGCCCCCAGTCCCTCGCCAACCTGAACGCGGCGATCGACCAGGTCGAGCAGGAGGCCGCGGCCGGCTCCATCGTCGGCGCGGGCATCACCGGCAAGCCGTTCATCTTCGCGGTCGGCGCCGACCTCAAGGGCGTCGAGCTGCTGAAGAAGCACGACGAGGCGCTCGCCATCGGCAAGGGCGGCCACGACGTCTTCAAGCGCCTCTCCGCGCTGGCCGTCCCCACCTTCGCGTACTACAACGGCGCGGCGATGGGCGGCGGTGTCGAGGTCGGCCTGCACTGCTCGTACCGCACCGTCTCGAAGGCCATCCCGGCCTTCTCGCTGCCCGAGGTCTTCCTCGGCCTGGTTCCGGGCTGGGGCGGCTGCGCCATCCTCCCGAACCTGATCGGCGCGGAGCGCGCGGTCTCGGTCATCATCGAGAACTCGCTCAACCAGAACCGACAGCTGAAGGGCAAGCAGGTCTTCGAGCTCGGCATCGCCGACGCGATCTTCGAGGGCGCCGACTTCCTGGAGCAGTCCCTCATCTGGACCGCGAAGGTCCTCAAGGGCGAGACCGAGGTCGTACGCGCCGAGGTCGACCGCGGCGAGGCCTGGGACGCGGCCGTCGCCAAGGGCCGCTCCATCGCGGACTCCAAGGTGCACGGCGCCGCTCCGGCCGCCTACCGCGCGCTGGAGATCATCGCCGCGGCCAAGGACGGCGACCTCCAGGCCGGCTTCGACGCCGAGGACAAGGCTCTGGCCGACCTCATCATGGGCGGCGAGCTGCGCTCGGGCATCTACGCCTTCAACCTGGTCCAGAAGCGCGGCAAGCGCCCGGCCGGTGCCCCGGACAAGTCCCTGGCGCGTCCGGTCACCAAGGTCGGCGTCGTCGGCGCGGGCCTGATGGCCTCGCAGCTGGCGCTGCTGTTCCTGCGCCGCCTGGAGGTGCCGGTGGTCCTCACCGACATCGACCAGGAGCGCGTGGACAAGGGCGTGGGCTACGTCCACGCCGAGATCCAGAAGCTGCTCGGCAAGGGCCGCATCAACCAGGACAAGGCCAACCGCCTGACCGCCCTGGTGACCGGTGTCCTGGACAAGGCCGAGGGCTTCGCGGACGCGGACTTCATCATCGAGGCCGTGTTCGAGGAGATGTCCGTCAAGCAGAAGGTGTTCGCGGAGGTCGAGGCGGTCGCCCCGGCGCACGCGATCCTCGCCACCAACACCTCCTCGCTGTCGGTGTCGGAGATGGCCTCCAAGCTCCGGCACCCGGAGCGCGTGGTCGGCTTCCACTTCTTCAACCCGGTCGCGATCCTCCCGCTGCTGGAGATCGTCCGCGGTGAGCAGACGGACGACGCCTCCCTGGCCACGGCCTTCGGCGTCGCCAAGAAGCTGAAGAAGACCGCGGTCCTGACGAAGGACGCCCCGGCGTTCGTCGTGAACCGCATCCTGACCCGCTTCATGGGCGAGATCCAGAACGTCATCGACGAGGGCACCCCGGTCGCCACGGCGGAGAAGGCCATCGAGCCGCTCGGCCTGCCGATGTCCCCGCTGGTGCTGCTGGAGCTCGTCGGCCCGGCGATCGGCCTGCACGTCTCCGAGACGCTGAACCGTTCCTTCCCGGAGCGCTTCACCGTCTCCCCGAACCTCAAGCGCGTGGTCGAGGCCGGCAAGCGCGGCTTCTACGTCTACTCCGCCGAGAACGGGTTCAAGCCGGAGCTGGACCCCGAGGTCGCCGCCCTCCTGGTGCAGGGCGACTCCGTGCTCACCGAGGAGCAGGTCCGCGACCGCGTCCTGGACGCGGTGGCGCAGGAGATCGGCCTGATGCTGGAGGAGGGTGTCGTGGCCGAGGCCCAGGACATCGACCTCTGCCTCATCACCGGTGCGGGCTGGCCCTTCCACCTGGGCGGCATCACCCCGTACCTGGACCGTGAGGGCGTCTCGGAGCGGGTGAACGGCAAGAAGTTCCTCGCCCCGGGCGTCGCCAGCGTCCCGGCGTAA
- a CDS encoding polysialyltransferase family glycosyltransferase: MTRIFAASTLYGAMTVAAAIDAGQFGRDDRERVLLVCNNVDIPEVATPLHHMPGAAAVLRRFHRVVYWNDLIYPFHPAVWAPRDEDAPLWRTVMAEKMAIRPGPLELVVESIQVKPAQTLCKIFSDATLAVYADGVMSYGPTRNDLPRPLHGRIAQVLYLDLVPALLPMLLTEYGIPSRPVHTGAVLELLAELTEECRPILDRAIPRQLARGGPGTALLLGQYLSPLGILTEEEEEDLHRRMFEHAVRLGHTAVVFKPHPSAPSALSDALAGAAREAGVPFLVLDVPVLAETVFAYLRPGRVIGCFSTGLFTARALYGIPVAQTGALEVVRRMRPYANSNRIPATLTHALVPDLEDPAAAPVDRILDAEHVRTEVTPYVQAVGYCMQPKRFGFLRPVAEAYIAAAVDRWEERPELAMHFNERTRTRLELPGPRTWKWRRGLGWTLRSTGERREPEEAPVTDVSMSGFASLVEAKDDQGVLEVGARLLAEQENLELLLGMAQAHIRRKETDRARQLIERAAEVCADSGRAMVWLRIAETAAKLGKRGDDLRLTAGRRALGINPDSPAAQRLVKTGRLGRR, from the coding sequence ATGACCCGGATATTCGCCGCCTCCACCCTCTACGGCGCCATGACGGTGGCCGCCGCCATCGACGCCGGGCAGTTCGGCCGGGACGACCGCGAGCGGGTCCTGCTCGTCTGCAACAACGTCGACATCCCCGAAGTCGCCACCCCGCTGCACCACATGCCCGGCGCCGCCGCCGTCCTCAGGCGCTTCCACCGGGTCGTCTACTGGAACGACCTCATCTACCCCTTCCACCCCGCGGTGTGGGCCCCCCGCGACGAGGACGCCCCCCTGTGGCGCACCGTCATGGCGGAGAAGATGGCCATCCGGCCCGGGCCCCTGGAACTCGTCGTCGAGTCGATCCAGGTCAAGCCCGCCCAGACGCTCTGCAAGATCTTCTCCGACGCCACCCTCGCCGTGTACGCCGACGGCGTCATGAGCTACGGCCCCACCCGCAACGACCTGCCCCGTCCCCTGCACGGGCGGATCGCCCAGGTCCTCTACCTCGACCTCGTCCCGGCCCTGCTGCCCATGCTCCTCACCGAGTACGGGATCCCCTCGCGGCCCGTGCACACCGGCGCCGTGCTCGAATTGCTGGCGGAGCTCACCGAGGAGTGCCGTCCGATCCTCGACCGGGCGATCCCGCGGCAGCTCGCCCGGGGAGGCCCGGGGACCGCGCTCCTCCTCGGCCAGTACCTCTCCCCGCTCGGCATCCTCACCGAGGAGGAGGAAGAGGACCTGCACCGGCGCATGTTCGAGCACGCCGTACGGCTCGGCCACACCGCCGTCGTCTTCAAACCCCACCCCTCCGCCCCCTCCGCCCTCTCCGACGCCCTCGCCGGCGCGGCCCGCGAGGCAGGCGTCCCCTTCCTCGTGCTGGACGTCCCGGTCCTCGCCGAGACCGTCTTCGCGTACCTGCGCCCCGGCCGGGTGATCGGCTGCTTCTCCACCGGCCTGTTCACCGCCCGCGCCCTGTACGGGATCCCCGTCGCCCAGACCGGCGCCCTGGAGGTCGTCCGGCGCATGCGGCCCTACGCCAACAGCAACCGGATCCCCGCCACCCTCACCCACGCCCTGGTCCCCGACCTGGAGGACCCGGCGGCCGCCCCGGTGGACCGGATCCTCGACGCCGAACACGTCCGGACCGAGGTCACCCCGTACGTCCAGGCCGTGGGCTACTGCATGCAGCCCAAGCGGTTCGGCTTCCTGCGCCCGGTGGCCGAGGCGTACATCGCCGCGGCCGTCGACCGGTGGGAGGAGCGCCCCGAGCTGGCCATGCACTTCAACGAACGCACCCGCACCCGCCTGGAACTGCCCGGCCCGCGCACCTGGAAGTGGCGGCGCGGCCTGGGCTGGACCCTGCGCAGCACCGGGGAGCGTCGCGAGCCGGAGGAGGCGCCCGTCACCGACGTCTCGATGAGCGGCTTCGCCTCGCTCGTCGAGGCCAAGGACGACCAGGGCGTCCTGGAGGTCGGCGCGCGCCTGCTCGCCGAGCAGGAGAACCTGGAACTGCTCCTCGGCATGGCCCAGGCCCACATCCGCCGCAAGGAGACCGACCGGGCCAGGCAGCTGATCGAGCGGGCCGCCGAGGTCTGCGCCGACAGCGGGCGCGCCATGGTGTGGCTGCGGATCGCGGAGACCGCCGCCAAGCTGGGCAAGCGCGGCGACGATCTGCGCCTGACGGCGGGGCGGCGGGCGCTCGGCATCAACCCGGACTCGCCGGCGGCCCAGCGCCTGGTCAAGACCGGCCGGCTCGGCCGCCGGTAG
- a CDS encoding glycosyltransferase family 2 protein, with product MTLSVIVAMCDVREFCRTALKSLALNAREDFEFIVVDDCSVDGTSEILREMVPGIPGAVLIRNERNLGISATRNIGLAAARGRFFTFLDGDDWYAPGYLAQLVGWMSESGVDFLRTGHVRAYGRKRKIVMAPLAPRALPLDPADYIGPVDASTFMDYPQSWAGIYDRERLRQADALFFDESLRTAEDRPWFYKLHLRMRSFGVVDLHGVFYRRDVSTSLTKVPDERQLDFLPAFRMIFDELSHHPRGYELSFKAMRTLCALIVIHLGREEQYEELTRDLLRARGAQILFDLPQDILEGTLAGMDSARVTKLRELMSQHQGAAAR from the coding sequence GTGACCCTTTCGGTAATCGTCGCGATGTGTGACGTCCGGGAGTTCTGCCGGACGGCGCTCAAGTCCTTGGCGCTCAATGCCCGGGAGGACTTCGAGTTCATCGTCGTGGACGACTGCTCCGTCGACGGCACGTCGGAGATACTGCGGGAGATGGTCCCCGGGATTCCCGGCGCCGTACTGATCCGCAACGAGCGGAACCTCGGCATTTCGGCCACCCGCAACATCGGCCTGGCCGCCGCCCGCGGCCGTTTCTTCACCTTCCTCGACGGCGACGACTGGTACGCCCCCGGATATCTCGCGCAACTGGTCGGCTGGATGAGCGAGTCCGGTGTGGATTTCCTGCGCACCGGCCACGTCCGCGCGTACGGAAGAAAGCGGAAGATCGTCATGGCGCCGCTCGCGCCGAGGGCCCTCCCGCTCGATCCCGCCGACTACATAGGCCCCGTCGACGCCTCCACCTTCATGGACTACCCGCAGTCCTGGGCCGGCATCTACGACCGTGAACGGCTGCGGCAGGCCGACGCCCTCTTCTTCGACGAGAGCCTGCGCACCGCCGAGGACCGCCCCTGGTTCTACAAGCTGCACCTGCGGATGCGGTCCTTCGGAGTGGTCGACCTCCACGGCGTCTTCTACCGCCGCGACGTGTCCACTTCCCTCACCAAGGTCCCCGACGAACGGCAGCTGGACTTCCTCCCCGCCTTCCGGATGATTTTCGACGAGCTCTCCCACCACCCGCGCGGATACGAACTGTCCTTCAAGGCCATGCGGACCCTGTGCGCGCTCATCGTCATCCACCTGGGCCGCGAGGAGCAGTACGAGGAACTCACCCGGGACCTGCTGCGCGCACGCGGCGCGCAGATCCTCTTCGACCTCCCCCAGGACATCCTGGAAGGAACCCTGGCGGGAATGGACTCCGCACGCGTGACCAAGCTCAGGGAACTCATGTCGCAGCACCAGGGCGCCGCCGCCCGATGA
- a CDS encoding DUF6716 putative glycosyltransferase, with the protein MRIHVLADSDTRWKWGAGLAVGLAPGSEVHAHMLRGRSTPTARQLAEVGITPASITEATLAGFAAAPELDGADLIILGTVGGATHAALHALARRFAGAPRRPVLMTGYVGVVYEKMADGLLLRAGADIVLANSPFDRRRFTEVYEPLGIPVSCIVQTALPFLDQRPYDANRTHAAHPYTVCFAVQPSVPADRGGRLYLLRRAISHARLRPGRDVLVKLRSRPGEATTHVEAFHYQVLAEQLEEPLPPNLHFVYGNMSDTLDRTDLLVTVSSTAALESMHRGMPTAILSDLGVREVHGNHYFTGSGCVTDWTAIDEGAAPLADESWTADQGIRAVNPYGELRRRIEQLRGTALPPISPYYTADSAPEYVGALLRRRGLNPDGSPGAAAAARRPSGPMRRTSRRVLKVAYQFGVQRVAPKIQQWGGV; encoded by the coding sequence GTGCGCATCCACGTGCTCGCAGACTCCGACACCCGCTGGAAATGGGGCGCGGGGCTGGCCGTGGGCCTGGCACCGGGCAGCGAGGTGCACGCCCACATGCTGCGCGGCCGCAGCACGCCGACGGCGCGCCAGCTGGCGGAGGTCGGCATCACCCCCGCCTCGATCACCGAGGCCACGCTCGCCGGTTTCGCGGCGGCACCGGAACTCGACGGAGCGGATCTGATCATCCTGGGCACGGTCGGCGGCGCCACCCACGCCGCCCTGCACGCGCTCGCCCGCCGGTTCGCCGGGGCGCCGCGGCGGCCGGTACTGATGACGGGTTACGTGGGCGTCGTCTACGAGAAGATGGCCGACGGCCTCCTGCTGCGGGCCGGCGCCGACATCGTCCTCGCCAACAGTCCGTTCGACCGGCGCCGATTCACCGAGGTGTACGAGCCGCTCGGAATTCCCGTTTCCTGCATCGTCCAGACGGCGCTCCCCTTCCTCGACCAGAGGCCTTACGACGCGAACCGCACGCACGCGGCCCACCCCTATACGGTGTGCTTCGCCGTCCAGCCGTCGGTGCCCGCCGACCGCGGCGGCCGCCTTTACCTGCTGCGCCGCGCGATATCCCATGCGCGGCTGCGCCCGGGACGCGACGTACTGGTCAAACTCCGCAGCAGGCCCGGTGAGGCGACCACCCATGTGGAGGCCTTCCACTACCAGGTGCTCGCGGAACAGCTGGAAGAGCCGCTGCCGCCGAATCTGCATTTCGTCTACGGGAACATGTCGGACACTCTCGACCGCACGGACCTGCTCGTGACGGTCAGTTCCACGGCCGCCCTGGAATCGATGCACCGGGGAATGCCGACCGCGATCCTCAGCGACCTCGGAGTCCGGGAAGTCCACGGAAACCACTATTTCACCGGTTCCGGATGCGTCACCGACTGGACCGCGATAGACGAGGGCGCCGCCCCGCTCGCGGACGAATCCTGGACGGCCGACCAGGGAATCCGCGCGGTGAATCCGTACGGGGAACTGCGCCGCCGCATCGAGCAGTTGCGCGGCACCGCGCTGCCGCCGATATCCCCGTACTACACGGCCGACAGCGCACCCGAATACGTGGGGGCGCTGCTGCGCCGCCGGGGGCTGAACCCGGACGGCTCCCCCGGCGCGGCGGCCGCCGCCCGACGCCCGAGCGGCCCCATGCGGCGCACCTCCCGCCGCGTGCTCAAGGTCGCCTACCAGTTCGGGGTCCAGCGCGTGGCCCCGAAGATCCAGCAGTGGGGCGGCGTGTGA
- a CDS encoding N-acetylneuraminate synthase family protein, whose amino-acid sequence MHSSRIRRIGNKEVGPGRPTYVIGEIGINHNGELANALALIDAAADAGCDAVKFQKRTPEICTPRDQWDIERDTPWGRMTYIDYRHRVEFGEDEYRAIGEHCAERGIAWFASPWDTEAVTFLEKFDVPAHKVASASLTDDELLLALRATGKTVILSTGMSTPQQIRHAVEVLGSANVVLLHATSTYPAKAEELNLRVINTLQEEYPNVPIGYSGHETGLQTTVAAVALGACAVERHITLDRAMWGSDQAASVEPGGLARLVRDIRTIETALGDGVKRVYASELGPMKKLRRIQGTLPAEGVTASA is encoded by the coding sequence GTGCACAGCAGCCGAATCCGCCGGATCGGGAACAAGGAGGTCGGCCCCGGCCGGCCCACCTACGTGATCGGCGAGATCGGGATCAACCACAACGGTGAGCTCGCCAACGCCCTCGCGCTGATCGACGCGGCCGCCGACGCGGGCTGCGACGCCGTCAAGTTCCAAAAGCGCACCCCCGAGATATGCACGCCCCGCGACCAGTGGGACATCGAGCGGGACACCCCCTGGGGCCGGATGACGTACATCGACTACCGCCACCGCGTCGAGTTCGGCGAGGACGAGTACCGGGCCATCGGCGAGCACTGCGCCGAGCGCGGCATCGCCTGGTTCGCCTCCCCGTGGGACACCGAGGCCGTGACCTTCCTGGAGAAGTTCGACGTCCCGGCCCACAAGGTGGCCTCCGCCTCGCTGACCGACGACGAGCTGCTGCTCGCCCTGCGCGCCACCGGCAAGACGGTCATCCTGTCCACCGGCATGTCCACCCCGCAGCAGATCCGGCACGCCGTGGAGGTGCTGGGCAGCGCGAACGTCGTCCTGCTGCACGCCACCTCGACGTACCCGGCCAAGGCCGAGGAGCTCAACCTGCGCGTCATCAACACGCTCCAGGAGGAGTACCCCAACGTCCCCATCGGCTACTCCGGCCACGAGACGGGCCTGCAGACCACCGTCGCCGCCGTCGCCCTCGGCGCCTGCGCCGTGGAACGGCACATCACCCTGGACCGCGCCATGTGGGGCTCCGACCAGGCCGCCTCCGTCGAGCCGGGGGGCCTGGCCCGCCTGGTCCGCGACATCCGCACCATCGAGACCGCCCTCGGCGACGGCGTCAAGCGCGTCTACGCCTCCGAGCTCGGGCCGATGAAGAAGCTCCGCCGCATCCAGGGCACCCTCCCCGCCGAGGGCGTGACGGCCTCGGCATGA